tctggtcaaatgacactaaaattgatctttttgccatcatgggaaatgccatgtgtggtgcaaacccaacaccctgagaacaccattcctacagtgaagcatggaggtggtagtatcatgctgtggggatatttttcatctgcagggacaggaaagctggtcaggattgaaggaaagatggatggcactaaatacagagcaattctgttagaaaacctgtttgagtcagccagaggtttgagactgggacaaaggttcatgttccagcaggacaatgaccctaaacatactgctaaagctacactggagtggttcaaagggaaacatttaaatgtcttggaatggcctagtcaaagcccagacctcaatccaactgagaatctttggcataacttgaagattgctgtacaccaatgcaacccatctaacttgaaggagttggagcagtttggctttgaggaatgggcaaaaatcccagtggcttgatgtgctaagctaatagagatataccccaagagatttgcagctgtaattgcagcaaaaggtggctctacaaagtatttacttttttttgtgtgtgtgtgtgtgtgtgtgtgtgtgtgtgtgtgtatatctatgcacactccagatttctgttttttttttttcattttaattattgtttgtgtcacaataaaacaacaattttcacctttaaagtggtcagaatgttgtataaatcaaatggtgctaaccccccaaaaaatccattttaattccagcttgtaatgcaacaaaacaggacaaacactaagtgggaagaatacttttgcaagacactgtagatcaTCTACACGTCACACCcacttgcacaaattgacaaaatgggcatgattgttttaactacatgattttagtttaaattgagtgcAATTATATTGATAAGTACTTTCAAATCAGGGTTGATCATATTTCCCAGTCGATGACTTATTTCCTGGATGGCATCTGATatatgatttcctgtacaaagTGAATGGGAGAagtttatcattttttttttttcatttatgtcAGGTGCCAGTCCTCCTCTGCCACCCCAACCATCTTGGCAGCCCAGAAGCTCCTGTCCTGCATAGCCTTCCCCATGCCATCAGCTTGTAGACCAGTGTCTCTTTAGCCCTGGTGCCCTCGTACAGCCTGCCTATGGCGCTAACGGTTAGCTCCGGGATGCCGTAGGCCTTCAGGATCTTCAGCATCTTGTTCCTATGGATGGTGTCAAATTCCTTCTTAAAGTCTATGAAGGTGATTATGGCAGGTAAATTGTGACTCTTTATGCCCTCGATCAGTCTGCGTAGAGCGAGTATGTGTCTGACAGTCGATCTTCCTTCTCTGAACCCATTTTGATTGTCTCAGATGTTCTTCCACAGCTGGCCTTATTCTGTTTAGCAGCATCCTGTTGAAGATTTTGGCTACTAGTGAGCTCAGGCTGATGCCCCTGTAGTTGCTCCCCAGTCTGAGATAACCAGATTTGGGTATAGGAACGATGTTTAACAGGGACCACTGCTCAGGCTTTCCCCCCTCATCAGTGCCCTGTTGCAGAAGTCTAGGATGATTTTGTCTCACCCTTCACATCTCTTCAGAACTTCTGGTGGTATCCCATCTTCCCCACTGGCCTTTCCTTCAACCAAGGATTTCTTTGCTTTCTCATATTCCCCCTGATCGAATTGACCCTCCTTTATCTTGAGATCCTCAAACACAGTATGAATTTCCTCATCCTCCTCTGTAATGCTAGGGGGATTTCCAAGAAGAGTTTTGAAGTGATTGTACCAGTTCTCAATCCTTTCTTCTTATGTACTTCCTTCCAGCTGACCCTTCCTAGTTGTCTTTCTGTCAGTGATGTTGTTTATGAGTTTCCAGCTCTGTCCATGCTTACAATTCACATGAGCCTTCTTTACCTCTCTGATGTTGTTGCTGAGATCTTCCTCGACTGCTATGTAGGTTTCCTTCAACTTCTTTTTGGCCTGACTGTACTCTTGTCTGTTCTCTACAGTTGTGTCCTCCTTGTATCGTTCATACGCCCTATTCAACTTGTCTTTAGCATGTGTCACCCTTGAGTCCTCTGAGTGCCTTGTCTTTCGTTCCCTCTTCCTAATTGGGACCACCTTCTCTGCTGCCTCAGTGGCTTTGATGAACCTCTCGTACCTGCCTGTAGCAGATTCATCTAGTTCCTGTATTGGTTGAAACCTGTTATGTACTGCAATTGTATACAGCTCCTGTATGTCTCTTCTGCTCTTAAACAAGTTCCAGTCATACTgtctttttcttggctctgcttTCTTTTTCCGCAAGCTGAGTCTCACCCTGGCAGATACGATTCTGTGGTCCGAGCCAACACTTGCAAAGGAGTTGTATGCCTCCACATTTAGCATGCTGTTGTGCCACTTTCTACGTATTAGCACATTTAGACTTAGCTGATACTTGATGCCTCCTGGGCTGATAAAGGTCCAGAGCTTTCCTGCTTTCTTGCGGAAGTAGGTGCTAGAAATGACTAGATCCTTCTCGCTTGCCAGGTCCAGCAGCTGTCTACCATTCCTATTTGTTTCTTTATGGAATGTGAATTTGTCATCCTCTGGTCTTATTCTTGCATTGAAGTCCCCTACAACCAGCAGTAGGTTGTGATCTGGAATGGCTTCAATGGCCCTCACCAGGTCATCATAGTGGGCTTTCACTATGTCTTCATCTGCCGTGTTGGTTGGACAGTAGGTGACAATGATGGCTGTTGCTGGATGCCCTTGAAAGCTTGCTGTAAATATCCGCTCTGTGTTTGGTGTAACTTTTGCCAGTGAACTGCTTGCTTTAGAGCTGAGCAGAATCCCTACTCCTCCTACAGCAGCTCCAGCTTGGTTTCTAGTTGCGGATGTTGTTATGAGCATGCTGCCATTGATGACCGCTTCCTCATGCACAATGCGGTGTTCCTGGATTCCCAGAACATCAATTCCGTACAAgctcagtgtggcagcgggggcatggtcaagcattggtctgtgaccggagggcagagtcagggaaggtaagtggcagaatcactgcacctgaggttaattaatgtgtttgtgtgtcttccccagtgaccgcgccctatttaaggggagagagcgagagcagagagagctctctccccaaccagacgactggagtgtgtgcatgcgtgtgtggctgagagagtgaaattgacactgaaaagtgaaaataaaaggagttttgtgaactcagttctggcctgccgtccctctgtgctccacccacccatacgaactgctacactcAGGTTGGTTGCCAACTCCTCTCTACATCTTGCTTCTTTTATGGTTCTGACATTAAGTGTTGATATTGTTGTGATGTTCCTGCAATTGACAAGTCTTCTCCCCATACAGGTACCTATGTCAGGCTTGTTCCTTCCTTGCGGGTTTGGGGACAAGTCATCATGAGATCCTATTGAATCTCGGTCTATGGTGGGAGCTATATTAGGGGCTCTAACCCTAGTGTTACTTCTGTCCGCCATCATGGTCTTTCTGTTGCTATAATAACTGCAGGCGCAGCTCCTGCAGTATGGTTTGTCATATGAGTTGTCCTTCTCGTAGTCCAGTGGCTGTTGTAGGGTAGTCAGTGTACTGGCATTCCACCTCCACCCTTCGGCTTCGTCATCCCTGTCTATGACCAGAGATGACAAGTTGCACAGATCCCAGGACTCCCTGTTTCTGATCACTGGCCACTACTGTGACATCCAAAAGGCGCCCTCTTGTCGATGGACAGAGTTGCACTCTTATACGCCTGAGGTAGTGATCTACCtcgactatttaacccatagctgggacGAGTGTTGGTGGGTGGCAGAGCGTGTCCACACGCCGGTGGGTCATGCCTACCACACCTCTGGGGCCGCTCGTTGCTCCAAGATCCCCTAGATAGTCAGCCTTGGGTTTTGAGTCCCAAGTTACCGGGTTGGCCACAAGGAGGCCATGTAGGAGTCTTGGGTAAGGAGAGGTTCTGACTGGCAGGGGGAGACTGATGCAAAAGCTGCTCCTCTGTTCGCTGGTGAGAGCTAGCCAGTGGTTGTGGCAAAGTGGATGTGGCAGAGTTGATTTATGCTGGAAACAGCCAACTATAACTAAGCTATAGCACTAAGCTACAGCTACAGCTACAGAACTACATGTCACTTACCCCTGTGGCAAAGCCACCCAACACACAAAGAAGTTTATCATGTTTATATTTCACTGACAATTGAATAGATGTCAATGATTTCATTTTCCAATACATCCATCATTCATAATTCATATAAAAGTTGCATTTGTTTGTCACATTgccaacttgtatttttcattgcATTTGTTTACCACATTAAAGGTTACCCCATTTGCTAAACAATACAtggtcttaaaaagaaaaagcatcaaaattgaattgtttgtgtctaaaatgacagtgaattatgtgaccaataaatactgttaagacatgactgtgagaatgaagtgaaaatggcaaataacatgagaaaaaataatcctgtttcaacaattgtcctaaatagaaaggaagtattgtacagcctttatgttggtacaataataataataataataataataataataataataataatacaaccccgattccaaaaaagttgggacaaagtacaaattgtaaataaaaacagaacgcaataatttacaaatctcaaaaactgatattgtattcataatagaacatagacaacatatgaaatgttgaaagtgagacattttgaaatttcatgcaaaatactggctcatttgaaatttcatgacagcaacacatctcaaaaaagttgggacaggggcaataagaggctggaaaagttaaaggtacaaaaaaggaacagctggaggaccaaattgcaacttattaggtcaattggcaataggtcattaacatgactgggtataaaaagagcatcttggagtggcagcagctctcagaagtaaagatgggaagaggatcaccaatccccctaattctgcgccgacaaatagtggagcaatatcagaaaggagttcgacagtgtaaaattgcaaagagtttgaacatatcatcatctacagtgcataatatcatcaacagattcagagaatctggaagaatctctgtgcgtaagggtcaaggccagaaaaccatactgggtgcccgtgatcttcgggcccttagatggcactgcatcacatacaggcatgcttctgtattggaaatcacaaaatgggctcaggaatatttccagaaaacattatctgtgaacataattcaccgtgccatccgccgttgccagccaaaactctatagctcaaagaagaagccgtatctaaacatgatccagaagcgcagacgtcttctctgggccaaggctcatttaaaatggactgtggcaaagtggaaaactgttctgtggtcagacgaatcaaaattttaagttctttatggaaatcagagacgccgtgtcattcggactaaagaggagaaggacgacccaagttgttatcagtgctcagttcaggagcctgcatctctgatggtatggggttgcattagtgcgtgtggcatgggcagcttacacatctggaaagacaccatcaatgctgaaaggtatatccaggttcgagagcaacatatgctcccatccagatgacgtctctttcagggaagaccttacattttccaatatgacaatgccaaaccacatactgcatcaattacagcatcatggctgcgtagaagaagggtccgggtactgaactggccagcctgcagtccagatctttcacccatagaaaacatttggcgcatcataaaacggaagatacgacaaaaaagacctaagacagttgagcaactagaatcctacattagacaagaatgggttaacattcctatccctaaacttgagcaacttgtctcctcagtccccagacgtttacagactgttgtaaagagaaaaggggatgtctcacagtggtaaacatggctttgtcccaacttttttgagatgtgttgttgtcatgaaatttaaaatcacctaatttttctctttaaatgatacattttctcagtttaaacatttgatatgtcatctatgttctattctgaataaaatatggaattttgaaatcattgtattccgtttttatttacaatttgtactttgtcccaacttttttggaatcggggtcataataataataataataataataataataataataatagatagatagagaaagatacactgtataagagaaaaactgaaataatctccgtaaaaataattatagtagtaaaagagctgttaaaaaaaagatcagagactgaactggaaaaggaaaagacATAACAGtgaagcgctataaagatatttaAGGAatggggtaaagttgagaaaattagAGGAAGtaataaaagaaaaaagtcaggagatacttttcttggggcaaatttgatcggatgcgACGGTTTAACACGTTAACCAAATTCACgcgatgcgagtggtaagatggcggccagatggcttcactcgtctctacagtggggaataggctatgagctctccagattttatatagagttcAGTGGTTCTGGAGCTGGAACTGATCAATGCCTCCACCTGCTGGTTAATAAAGGAAGTGCAATACTGTAGGCTTCAATTCATGTTTTATATATTACGTACAATTTCCGATGATACCGAGCCTAAAACACGATTTAAGGTGTATTGGTGAATATACAGTCATGTTTAATTATTTTGTCATCTTTCTGGCTACCATTAgcaaacctgacaggatttctgaatgCAAAATCCATAAACATTCATAATAGTAAATGATAATGCTAGCTGtaactaacctgacaggatttctgaaaggAATTTGAAGTCTTATTCATAAATGTCCATAATCTTTACTGCTAACACTAGCAAGCTACCTTATGTGaattaacctgacaggatttcttacATAAACTTTGCTTATTAATGTTTATAATCCTAGCTGCTAATGCAAAGATAATCTCTCAGTGCTAGTGCTAACCAGTTACAGTTACAATAAGCTAATGTGACTAGATGTCTCAGAGGATTGAATATATATcaacgtaaatgagtacaccctctttgaaaagtaacattttaaacaatatctcaatgaacacaaacaatttccaaaatgttgacaagacaaagtttaatataacatctgtttaacttataacaggaaaaagtaaggttaataatataacttagattacacattttttcagttttactcaaataaggctggtgcaaaaatgagtacaccccacaacaaaaactactacatctagtactttgtatggcctccatgatttttaatgacagcaccaagtcttctaggcatggaatgaacaagttgacgacatttttgcaacatcaatctttttccattcttcaacaatgacctcttttagtgactggatgctggatggagagatgctcaacttgtctcttcagaattccccaaagaaaataatttctttacactacaaaggtgaaggctacaagaagatcagcaaagctttacttatcagtc
The DNA window shown above is from Neoarius graeffei isolate fNeoGra1 chromosome 18, fNeoGra1.pri, whole genome shotgun sequence and carries:
- the LOC132865717 gene encoding uncharacterized protein LOC132865717, coding for MINFFVCWVALPQGLYGIDVLGIQEHRIVHEEAVINGSMLITTSATRNQAGAAVGGVGILLSSKASSSLAKVTPNTERIFTASFQGHPATAIIVTYCPTNTADEDIVKAHYDDLVRAIEAIPDHNLLLVVGDFNARIRPEDDKFTFHKETNRNGRQLLDLASEKDLVISSTYFRKKAGKLWTFISPGGIKYQLSLNVLIRRKWHNSMLNVEAYNSFASVGSDHRIVSARVRLSLRKKKAEPRKRQYDWNLFKSRRDIQELYTIAVHNRFQPIQELDESATGRYERFIKATEAAEKVVPIRKRERKTRHSEDSRVTHAKDKLNRAYERYKEDTTVENRQEYSQAKKKLKETYIAVEEDLSNNIRETGEQLQGHQPELTSSQNLQQDAAKQNKASCGRTSETIKMGSEKEDRLSDTYSLYAD